The following proteins are co-located in the Methylomonas sp. 11b genome:
- the cydP gene encoding cytochrome oxidase putative small subunit CydP: MKDTAHSALPKSSLLRWEIAVALLIKVILLTGLWFLIFRWQERPTVKPDIAAHFALPAAPVQSNPDFSSQPTQESRHVR, from the coding sequence ATGAAAGATACCGCCCATTCGGCTTTACCGAAATCCAGCTTGCTGCGCTGGGAAATAGCCGTAGCACTGCTGATAAAAGTCATCCTGCTCACCGGCCTGTGGTTTCTGATCTTCCGCTGGCAAGAGCGCCCCACTGTTAAACCGGACATCGCCGCACACTTTGCTTTGCCCGCCGCACCGGTCCAAAGCAATCCCGATTTTTCCTCACAACCCACCCAGGAGTCTCGCCATGTTCGGTGA